A region from the Leopardus geoffroyi isolate Oge1 chromosome E3, O.geoffroyi_Oge1_pat1.0, whole genome shotgun sequence genome encodes:
- the TMEM186 gene encoding transmembrane protein 186 isoform X2 has translation MAALLRAVLRRPGPALWRRPVCGLWCRTATGRDPGRWVGSGCPAPKEKAAGAETENFQMVYRFDAIRAFGYLSRLKVAQTALTVLALPPGCYWYSQGFVTLGSLCVAGGVAGFALAMLCWMSYFFRRLVGILYVNEAGTVLRVAHLTFWGRRQDTDCPVADVIPMTETKDRAQELFVRIQQYSGKQTFYLTLRYGRIVDRERFAQVFGTLDSLK, from the coding sequence GCTGCCCTCCTCCGCGCTGTGCTTCgacggcccggcccggccctgtGGAGAAGGCCTGTCTGCGGGCTGTGGTGCCGCACAGCCACCGGCCGGGATccggggaggtgggtggggagcggGTGCCCCGCCCCGAAGGAGAAAGCGGCAGGTGCGGAGACAGAGAACTTCCAGATGGTCTACCGGTTTGACGCCATCAGAGCCTTTGGGTACTTGTCTCGGCTGAAGGTGGCACAGACGGCCCTCACGGTGCTGGCCCTCCCGCCTGGCTGCTACTGGTACTCGCAGGGCTTCGTGACGCTCGGCTCCCTGTGTGTCGCGGGCGGGGTGGCTGGCTTTGCCCTGGCCATGCTCTGCTGGATGAGCTATTTCTTCCGGAGGCTGGTGGGCATCCTGTATGTGAACGAGGCGGGCACTGTGCTGCGGGTGGCGCACCTGACCTTCTGGGGCCGGCGGCAGGACACGGACTGCCCCGTGGCCGACGTGATCCCCATGACGGAAACCAAGGACCGGGCCCAGGAGCTGTTTGTGCGTATCCAGCAGTACAGTGGGAAGCAGACCTTCTACCTCACCCTTCGCTACGGACGCATCGTGGACAGAGAGCGTTTCGCGCAGGTGTTTGGGACGCTGGACTCCCTCAAGTGA